The following coding sequences lie in one Eulemur rufifrons isolate Redbay chromosome 11, OSU_ERuf_1, whole genome shotgun sequence genomic window:
- the GREM2 gene encoding gremlin-2, whose product MFRRLSLSLFLVAVLVRVAEARKNRPAGAIPSPYKDGSSNNSERWQHQIKEVLASSQEALVVTERKYLKSDWCKTQPLRQTVSEEGCRSRTILNRFCYGQCNSFYIPRHVKKEEESFQSCAFCKPQRVTSVLVELECPGLDPPFRLKKIQKVKQCRCMSVNLSDSDKQ is encoded by the coding sequence ATGTTCCGGAGGCTGTCCCTGTCCTTGTTCCTGGTGGCCGTGCTGGTGAGGGTGGCGGAAGCCCGGAAGAACCGGCCGGCGGGCGCCATCCCCTCGCCTTACAAGGACGGCAGCAGCAACAACTCGGAGAGATGGCAGCACCAGATCAAGGAGGTGCTGGCCTCCAGCCAGGAGGCCCTGGTGGTCACGGAGCGCAAGTACCTCAAGAGTGACTGGTGCAAGACGCAGCCGCTGCGGCAGACGGTGAGCGAGGAGGGCTGCCGCAGCCGCACCATCCTCAACCGCTTCTGCTACGGCCAGTGCAACTCCTTCTACATCCCGCGGCAcgtgaagaaggaggaggagtccTTCCAGTCCTGCGCCTTCTGCAAGCCCCAGCGCGTCACCTCCGTCCTCGTGGAGCTCGAGTGCCCCGGCCTGGACCCGCCCTTCCGACTCAAAAAAATCCAGAAAGTGAAGCAGTGCAGGTGCATGTCCGTGAACCTGAGCGACTCGGACAAGCAGTGA